A segment of the Bordetella flabilis genome:
TTCGTCGCGTCGCCGCCGTCGCCGCCGACGAGGATGCCTTCGTTCTGGAGGCGGCCGCCATGGATCAGCAGGCCGGTGCCGCCGCTTCCCGCCGCCTGGGTCGCGCTGCCCGGGTCCGCGGCGTCGTAGTGCCCGCCCTGGCCGCCGGCGATGCGCGCGTGGGCATGGTTGTGCAACACCACGTTGGAGCCCGCCATGCCGACGCCTCCCGGGCCGGCCTGGCGAACCGGGCCTGCCAGCGCGCCGCTGCTGGCGCCGCTGCCCGCCGTAATGTTGGCGCGGTTGGCAAGCTCGCCGCCCTGGACGACCAGCGCCATGCCTCCGCGGCCGTCCTCGCGGGTGTGGGCGGCATGGCCGCCGCGGAGCGTCCCGATGACGGTATAGGCCCCACCGCCCAGGACAGGGCCCAGGCCCGCGTGGCTTGCGTCGGCGCTGCCGGCGGCCAGCGAGAACGGGCCCGTGTCGACCGTGATGGGTTTGCGTGCCGGCGCAAGCACGGTCGGGTGTCTCAGGGTGATGTCTCGCGTGAGCGTGATGCGGGCGCTGCTGTCGCCATCGAGATTTGCCCGGATTACCGCCTGCACCAGTTCGGTTTCGCTGCCGACCTCGTAGCGGCCCGCGGCCGCCTCCCCCGACAAAAACGGCGCAGCGAGGAAACCGCCCATCGCCGCGCCGACCGCCGCGGCCCGCTTAGGCCGTTTGCTTCCAACATGCCTGCGCACTGCCACCTGAAGATTCATCATGCGTGTAGTCCCCGCTCTGGCAACATCGGATCCACGCGCAGAGGCTGGCAATCCTCGGGGTGCCAAGCGGTCCGCGCGCGAATCGGGAAACAGCTGACACGGCGGCTGTCCGTGGCGCACGGGCAGGCCGGTGGAACGCGCAGAGTCTAGGTTTCGGCGGGACAGGCAGATGGCGGTGCGGCAAAAATGGGACTTAGTCCGATGATTGCGCCTGGGAAGTGAAGCTTGGGGGCAAATCCTACGTGCGGCATGTAGGACATGGCGTAGCTCGTGTCCGGATCGACCCGTGGCGCCGCGTTCGGCAAAGCAGGGAGCGACGTGCCGCGATGCGGGCTACGACGCGCATCCGGGTGGTCGTTGGGCAGCCGCCCGACCCCCACCGCCACCGCCGGGTACGGCGGTGGGAGGCGGCGTCGATATGGGTTTCGGAGGCCCCGGGCCTGCGCAGGGCGGGCCCGGGATTGCGCGCGGCGGGACAGCCTACGGTGGGGAGCCGGGCTTGTCGGGGTCGAGGCGTTCGGGGTCCAGGCGCATGCCCGATTTCCGGTGCGTGGCCAGGGTGATCAGCCACATGACGATACCCAGCAGCAAGAGCCAGCCGGCCACGCGGTATTGCACCGGATCGCGTCCCGTCAGCGGGGTGACCAGGAACAGGCAGGTCGCCGCGCCGAGCCACGGAACCCAGGTCGGGGTACGGAAGTGCTGGTGCTCCACGCGCTTGCGCCGCAGCACCAGCACGCAGATGTTCACGAAGGTGAATACGCCCAGCAGCAGCAATGCCGTGGTGCCGCCCAGGGCGCGCACGGCCTGCGATTCCGAGCGCGAAACCAGGATGGTCAGGCCCAGGCCGATGGCGGTGGTGAACAGGATCGCCGTCCACGGCGTGCGCGTGCGCGCATGCACGCGCGCCAGGAAGCCGGGCAGCACGCCCTGGTTGGCCATGCCATACAACAGGCGGCTGGCCATCATCATGTTCATCAGCGCGGTATTGGCGACGGCGAACATGGAGATGATCGGCATGATGGTTTCGGTAGGCAGGCCGGGCGCGGCGCGCTTTACCACCAGCACCAGCGGCGTGGCGCTGGCGGCCAATTCGCCCACCGGCACCAGGGCCACGGAGCAGATCGACACCAGGACGTAGATGACCGCGGTGATGCCCAGCCCCGTCAGCATGACTTTGGGAAAGATGCGGCTGGGCGAGTGCGTCTCCTCGGCCATGTTGACCGAATCCTCGAAGCCCACCATGGCGAAGAACGCGAGCGTGGTGGCCGACGTGATGGCCAGGAAGATGCTCTTGTCTTCCGGCGTGTCGAAGGCAATGGCGCGCGACAGGTCCGCCTGGCCGCCGGCAATCGCATAATAACCCAGCACGATCACCAGCAGCAGCCCGCTCAGCTCGACGAGTGTCAGGACCACATTGGTCTTGATGCTGTGCGCCGCGCCGCGCAGGGTCAACAGCATGATCAACAGCAGGAACCCCAGCGCGCCCGCCATGACGACGCCGCCGTCGGCCTTCACGCCGAGCGCCAGGAACATATTGGCGGCGAAGGCGCGCGATGCGGTGGCCGCGGAGGTCAGGCCGGAGCACATCACGGCGAAGCACACGATGAACGTCAGGAAATGCACGCCGAAGGCCTTGTGCACATACAGCGCCGCGCCGGCCGCCTGGGGATACTTGGTGACCAGTTCCAGATACGACAGCGCGGTGAGCAGCGCGACGCCGAAGGCTACCAGGAACGGCACCCACGCGGCGCCCCCGACTTCGTGCGCCACCTGGCCCGTCAAGGCATAGATCCCGGTGCCCAGGATGTCCCCGATGATGAACAGCAACAGCAGTTTGGGGCCCATGACGCGGGCCAGGCGGTTGTCTCCGGGCGGCGCCCCGGTCGGCGTGGCGACGGCTTCCATATCAGTTGTCCGCGTAGCGGAACTCTGGCAGCGCGCGCAGCGATTCCTTCGTCGCGCCTTCCATGCGCATATGCTTGTCGACGACCTGCAGCCGCTTGAACGGTACGGCGACCAGGCGCGTGCCCATGCCCAGGAAGCCACCCACGGACAGGATGGCGTAGGGCTCCTGATCCGCCGAGGTGACGATGATGTCGTCGATGGTCCCGATCTTGTCCCTGTCGCTGT
Coding sequences within it:
- a CDS encoding APC family permease, whose translation is MEAVATPTGAPPGDNRLARVMGPKLLLLFIIGDILGTGIYALTGQVAHEVGGAAWVPFLVAFGVALLTALSYLELVTKYPQAAGAALYVHKAFGVHFLTFIVCFAVMCSGLTSAATASRAFAANMFLALGVKADGGVVMAGALGFLLLIMLLTLRGAAHSIKTNVVLTLVELSGLLLVIVLGYYAIAGGQADLSRAIAFDTPEDKSIFLAITSATTLAFFAMVGFEDSVNMAEETHSPSRIFPKVMLTGLGITAVIYVLVSICSVALVPVGELAASATPLVLVVKRAAPGLPTETIMPIISMFAVANTALMNMMMASRLLYGMANQGVLPGFLARVHARTRTPWTAILFTTAIGLGLTILVSRSESQAVRALGGTTALLLLGVFTFVNICVLVLRRKRVEHQHFRTPTWVPWLGAATCLFLVTPLTGRDPVQYRVAGWLLLLGIVMWLITLATHRKSGMRLDPERLDPDKPGSPP
- a CDS encoding PRC-barrel domain-containing protein; this translates as MKQTATSLLFAIGMAAAMSSTPLLAQGVQQSITEKRVDVVPLATGYRASKILGADVQNSDRDKIGTIDDIIVTSADQEPYAILSVGGFLGMGTRLVAVPFKRLQVVDKHMRMEGATKESLRALPEFRYADN